From a region of the Lactuca sativa cultivar Salinas chromosome 4, Lsat_Salinas_v11, whole genome shotgun sequence genome:
- the LOC111902264 gene encoding chaperone protein ClpB1-like → MGALIAGASYFGGFEERLKAVLKEVEKAEGKVTLFIDEIHLVLGAGRTEGSMDAANLFKPMLARGQLRCIGATTLEEYRKYVEKDAAFERRFQQVLVAEPSVPDTISILRGLKERYEGHHGVRILDRALVVAAQLSSRYITARFLPDKAIDLVDEACANVRVQVDSQPEEIDNLERKKMQLKVEVHALEKEEDKASKARLVEVKKELDDLRDKLQPLMMKYKKEKERIDEIRRLKQKREELLVALEKAERRYDLARAADLKFGAIQEVETAIAKLEKTTNQNVILTETVGPDQIAEVVSRWTGIPVTRLGTNEKERLIGLSDRLHQRVVGQDQAVNAVAEAVLRSRAGLGRAQQPTGSFLFLGPTGVGKTELAKALAEQLFDDEKLMIRIDMSEYMEQHSVSRLIGAPPGYVGYEEGGQLTEAVGRRPYSVVLFDEVEKAHQSVFNTLLQMLDDGRLTDGQGRTVDFTNTVIIMTSNLGAEYLLKGLSGKTTMEKAREMVMGEVRKHFKPELLNRLDEIVVFDPLSHDQLRKVARLQLKDVAVRLAERGVALGVTEAALDVILNQSYDPVYGARPIRRWLERRVVTELSKMLIREEIDENSTVFIDAEMNGEELSYRTERNGGVVNAETGKKSDILIQVANANANGGDCKVFSVVH, encoded by the exons ATGGGAGCTTTAATCGCTGGAGCTTCATATTTTGGGGGGTTTGAGGAGAGACTGAaagcagttttgaaagaagtGGAAAAGGCTGAAGGGAAAGTGACATTGTTCATTGATGAAATCCACCTTGTTCTTGGAGCGGGTCGTACAGAAGGATCCATGGATGCTGCAAATCTGTTCAAGCCCATGCTTGCTAGAGGTCAACTTCGGTGCATTGGTGCAACCACTTTAGAGGAGTATAGGAAATATGTGGAAAAAGATGCTGCTTTTGAGAGACGTTTCCAGCAGGTTTTGGTGGCTGAACCAAGTGTTCCTGACACCATAAGCATTCTTAGAGGGTTGAAAGAGAGATATGAAGGTCATCATGGTGTTAGGATTCTTGATCGTGCTCTTGTTGTTGCTGCTCAGCTTTCAAGTCGATACATAACTG CACGTTTCCTCCCTGATAAGGCTATTGACCTTGTGGATGAGGCGTGTGCAAATGTTAGGGTGCAAGTTGATAGTCAACCTGAAGAAATAgacaatcttgaaaggaaaaagaTGCAATTAAAAGTTGAGGTTCATGctttggagaaagaagaagacaAAGCAAGCAAAGCTCGTCTTGTTGAAGTGAAAAAGGAGCTCGATGATTTGAGAGATAAGCTTCAACCATTGATGATGAAAtacaaaaaggaaaaagaaagaatCGATGAAATCCGCAGACTGAAACAGAAAAGGGAGGAGCTTTTAGTAGCACTAGAAAAAGCAGAAAGAAGATACGATTTAGCAAGAGCTGCAGATTTAAAATTCGGAGCAATTCAAGAAGTGGAAACTGCCATAGCAAAACTCGAAAAAACAACAAATCAAAATGTGATACTAACAGAAACAGTGGGACCCGATCAGATAGCTGAGGTGGTGAGTCGATGGACCGGGATCCCGGTGACTCGACTCGGAACCAATGAGAAAGAGCGGTTGATCGGGTTATCCGATCGGTTGCATCAACGGGTCGTGGGTCAAGACCAGGCGGTGAACGCGGTGGCTGAAGCGGTGCTGAGGTCACGAGCCGGGCTCGGGAGGGCTCAGCAGCCGACCGGGTCCTTCCTTTTTTTGGGTCCCACAGGTGTTGGAAAAACAGAGCTTGCAAAGGCTCTTGCAGAGCAGTTGTTTGATGATGAGAAGCTGATGATAAGAATCGATATGTCGGAGTATATGGAGCAGCACTCGGTGTCACGGCTGATCGGAGCTCCACCAGGGTATGTTGGTTATGAAGAAGGTGGTCAGTTGACCGAGGCTGTGGGGAGGAGACCATACAGTGTGGTGTTGTTTGATGAAGTTGAAAAAGCTCATCAATCCGTGTTCAATACGCTTCTTCAAATGCTGGATGATGGAAGGTTGACCGATGGTCAAGGTCGAACGGTTGACTTCACAAACACAGTCATCATCATGACTTCAAATCTTGGAGCTGAGTATTTGCTAAAAGGGTTATCAGGGAAAACAACAATGGAGAAGGCTCGGGAAATGGTGATGGGAGAAGTGAGGAAGCATTTCAAACCGGAGCTTCTAAACAGACTCGATGAGATTGTGGTGTTTGATCCTTTATCTCATGATCAGTTGAGGAAAGTTGCTAGACTTCAGTTGAAGGATGTGGCTGTTAGGTTAGCGGAGAGGGGTGTTGCTTTGGGTGTCACGGAGGCGGCATTGGATGTGATACTGAATCAGAGTTATGATCCGGTGTATGGAGCAAGGCCGATTAGGAGGTGGCTGGAGAGGAGGGTGGTGACTGAGTTGTCTAAGATGCTGATAAGAGAAGAGATCGATGAGAATTCGACTGTTTTCATAGATGCAGAGATGAATGGGGAGGAATTGAGTTATAGAACAGAAAGGAATGGCGGAGTGGTGAATGCTGAAACAGGGAAGAAGTCTGATATTTTGATTCAAGTTGCGAATGCAAATGCAAATGGTGGGGATTGTAAGGTGTTTTCAGTTGTACATTAA